TCCCAGCCCATACAGACCACAAGTTTGTGTTGGAGGCAGTCAGGGTGCCTGTGTTGTGCAATAAATGCACCTCGTGGGACAGCAAACAGACGGTGGGACAGTAAACAGACGGTCTATCGTCCAGTGAGATATCGCAGATAAGCCGAAGTCATCAGAATATTGCATTGAGTTTATCGCAAGACCACAATAAAGAGCAATTTGTGACTTCTTTCCCAGGAATCGGCCATGATATAATCCACTGTTGGTTCAAAAAGAATTGTAGATTAGCATGACCTTGAGTGAGATACAAATGTACAGATAGTGTACTCTAATTGTAGTATGAAAAAAGAGTAGTAGTTATGCAGTATGTATGGGGAAAGAAGAGGAGTTACTGAGTTTTGGcctctttttgttgttttagtgGGGGTGGAATACAGTGGTGTGCCTTGGATATTCAATATGTTCCTTTTCCCTTGACTCAGAAAAGGAAGGTTTTGAAAATAATGTCTTTTCCTCATAAAACTATTTGAAGCAGATGGGACGTCTTTGCATTTTTTCAAGGGAGCTCTTTAATAGGAAGGAGACAGCAGAACATACGAGCAAGGAAATGAGACTGCAGATAGAGAGCATGGAAgcatagttgttgttgttttctcccTTATAGGTGTCACAGTTATTTTTGTGATACAGATGTTGTTGCAGCTTTGAAAAGTAGATCAAGGAGTCTCAGGACAAATGACCCAGACTTTtacagcaatatcaggagaagagaatgtctccttttttttttttttttttgggagggggggcaGTCAGGTTTCTTGGCAATTTTTCCACATGTTTTGAGTATTTAAAAGGACAGTGACTGTTTCTTCATAGTATCTGTTCTCATTGAAATAGGATGTAAACATTAGTACATCAACTATGATTTAATGTTTATGTGTTTTGTGATAGTTACTTCTCACTCCTGCAGACCTGGTAATCCATTGTGAGTGTAGAATATGTGATATGCCTTTTGTAACTTATTTTCTATCTTTGAGTACCTTTAAAGCATGTTCAAATTTGCTACTTGATCTGTGGCATCAAGCGAATTTTCTGTCCTACGTGTAATGCAAACTAAGCTGTCTTCAGCTGTAATATGTGGCAGCAGTGAACCTTTTTAAGTGCCCACTCAATTGTCATGACCGTCTGCAAAATCAAAAAACTTGACGAGAGAAATCAGTCTGACCCAATtgagcgcaaaaaaaaaaatactcatgcAAAAATTGATGactgttttgttcttgttttcccCCTGCAGCTATCATTCCGTGTGAGAGACACGTACTGAAGACGAGGTCGCACTCCGTTTGTCTTGGCAACCTCAGGATGGGGACCTCACCATCCAGATCGAAGCTTGCGGCTGGTAGGCGACGCACCGCACCCCTCCCCAGGCGACGCTCGCATGCAGcgtccttctcttcctcctccagTGTCAGATGGAGCGTGTCGGAAGACTCCGGGACAGAGGAGgatgtggaggaggaggaggaggaggaggaggaagaagaagaagaggaagagcaAACAGAAGTTACTGAGGGATTGGATGAAACAGATTTTGAGGTTAGAgggttttcttctttctttttcgttatAAGCATGTCAAAAGAATATTGTCATTATGAAGCTATCATGTCTCAAAAAGAGTAATAAGATCATGTTGAGAAGTGACGATGCAGTTAGGAGTTATGTACTCTCAGTCAAACAGAGATGAAACCGTCCAAATAAATAAtccgttttgttgttgttgttgggtttttttgttttttatttgcttttaaaGTATCCAAGATTTGAAACATGTGGTCAGATCAAGTTTTAATTCTATAGAGCTGGCTTACTCTTACTCCAAGATGCTGCCACGTGTGATGTTGTAAAATCGCATAGTAAGTTGAGCTCAAGTTTGTCACATGCACTCttgatgtgtaatttttagctgAAACTTGTATATTGACATCAAAAAGGCAAAGGACAAATGACCCTGCATGATGTAGACATTATCATCTTCAACATTACCCTGTGTAAGCTTTGGTGgttttatactttctttttatAAAATGATACACAGGAACCAACCATGTTCTGTGTGccggaggaagaagaggaggaggaggaggaggagggagttAGGACGTGGGATCACTGGGACGACAACGACTTCTTCGAGAACCGTCCCTGCGAGAAGTGCGAACACCACTCCAAGGAGCTGAGACGGGTCAAGAGTTTACCACCGGAGGTCATGGAAGGTGAGGACTAGTACCAGCAACTCACTAAACTTCTGGGAACAAAAAGATCTTCAAAACATGCGCTAAATTGATTGTATGGAAGTTGTCTCTGTATAATCGGTCGGCTTGTGTGAGGCGGAGCATTTTCCACCAGATTAGGCACGTGCATCCAAGTTACAAGAGACTACTGGGTGTTATTTTCAAGACTTATGTATCTTTTCACACTGTGGGGTGGGGGGATGGAGGGCAGGTTGGGAGCAGTTGAGTTGGTGGTTAAAGGAATTGGTCTcatgatttttatgataatgcaaattgatggattttttttttttttttttttttttttttgaggggggagggATGTGAGGGAGCTGTGTACTCCTGTACTGTGTAGTGGTTAGTTACCAAGTTGATTTTAAGTACAAGTTGGTCTTAGATCTTGGATATTCTGTCTTAACCATATCAATAGAAAATTaaaattgttattgttttcaaagtttttgttgttgttctttgtcGTCTCTCCTTTTTCTTGTTCTTCGTGTCCTTATTGTAATCTTTGCTGTTAATTatgattttcttattattctcattgATATCATGAATTGCTTGATcagatgatgattgtgatggtaaTGGTGGTCAAAATGTTTCTCTTCAAGCCATGAGAAATTGATCCTAACCctccctatatatatatctctctctctctttgctgctctcctctccccaccccccacaCAATGCCCCAGTTCTCCACTCCGCCTGCCAGTCTCTGAACCCCACCTTGTGGAACTACATCACTCGGAGCAGACTGGGCCAGGTGGTCTCCATCGTCTCGCTGCCTTACGTTCTCCCACTTGAGACAGCGTTCACCCTCGCCATGCGGTAAGTCGGGATACTCTCCAATTCGCACATCCATATCACACATGATAGCGCATCAAGAAACTCACATGAGGTCGCAGACGTCATCACCCTAGTAGGCTGGAAAAGATGTGTTCGGTGCCCACCAAATTGTGATACTCGTGAAGGAGATCTTTGacatacacaccaaaaaaaGTTATACCTCTACAATCATGCTACTGCATCACCATGAGACATCAATAAACTATACCTATGCAGGTTCAATGAAGCAGCAAGAGTTTGAGATGTAAAGGCAGAAGTTTGCTGTGACGCAACTCTGATCAGACCCTGCATTCAGTGATTCATTTGAGCAAGTCCTCTTTAGTAGCTTGCCCATTATGATATTTGGATGTTGTTCCCAGAAAGAATATTGCACAGAAGATAAATTTGCACCTACAGCCAACTCCGCATGGTGGATATGGGGCATGATAAATTTTACCGATAAAGTGATGACATGGATGTTATAGAAAACTTCAAGGGAGCTTGTTGTCATAGAAATGGAGATAGTTATTGAcaatcctatttcattttatttcttaaatGGACGTCGACCGTGAAGGTTAACGAGGTGGCTCCCTAACCTACCAGCTGACACGAAGTGGTTCCTGTCCGGCTTGTCGAACATCATTCGGATCATCCTGGCGAACCTCGGGGACATGGACATCCGGAAGTTTGAAGCGCAGTGAGTGTCGGCAGTCAAAAGTTGGCGGCCGGGGATTAGGATGGGGGTGCTTGGTATTGTTCTGGAGGGAAGTTGCAGGGTACGGGCCACCCTCTCAATTGTGGCATGGTGTCTCCAGAAAGAAGAGCATGACATTCAGACAGAGTTTCGTCCTTTGTTTGTTGTCATTGGGAAGGAAAGGGGGCGGGGACTTGTGGGTCACACTGCTGTTTGATTCTGCAAGAGCTTGGATGCACTGTCTTATGCAGGAAATCCTCGTGGTTTATTTCACATTCCAACTATTGTCGTGACTAGGAGAACTGAGGAAGCAAATCTAATGTTTCCAGAGTAGACCCAAGATTTAGACCATCAAATCACTGCAGATAATGGGAAAGGTTTCTTGCACACCCCAAAGAGAAAACAAGATTACTTAATGAGCCGTTCTCGGGAAGCGAAAATCATGAGAACTGCAATCCCCAGAGGAAGGGGCTATTACTGTGATGACTGGGAGGGAAGAACAGCAAAGCAAATGGAGTTGGGTTGGTTAAAATCTAtggtttctcttttcttttgtggGGCTATGTTGGCAGTGAGGAACAAGGCATGAGCGACAATTCACAGAGAGGAGGCTAGCCTTTCCTGTTGCAGGCAAAAGAGGGCGCTATTTGGTATATGTTGTGATGCATCTCTCGGTCTCACTTTGGGGAAATTTGCTttacaaagaaatatattgcAATATTTTCCCCTTATATTCCCCtgtatttactatttttgtctAACCTATGTGAAAATACTATAGTGATTAAAACACTACTATTGGtgaaaaacaatgacatggtgttcctaaaaatgtaattttgtttttgttcctggAGATACTGTACTGATGCTAAAGTGATAGAATTTGTTTTACTGTCTCCACTGCCAAAGGGTACTGGGAGCATTCTGATGTAATTTTATTTACACTATTCAATCATTGTTTCTTCCTGTGGCAGGTTCTCATGCAATTTTGGTCTTCAGCTTGAGCCGGAGCACATGTCTGCCTTGGCCGGCTACCCGGTCGCCCCCCAGTCTGTCTCCGACCACGCCCACGAACTCTTGGCCCTGGACATGGCAACGAGGGCAGGGCGCCGCCCCCGCAAGCTCAACTTCCAGTTCTCCATGGACGTGCAGGCCGAGGCGCTGCCGGACTGCATCGTGGACACCTTCGACTTCTGCGACGACCTCGACGAGCTGACGCTGCCTCGGAGGCGGCATATTCACCTGGGGGCGAGAAGCCCACCCCCAAGTCCCACCCCTACCCCCGATACTCCAGAGGAACAGGAGTGGGAGTGCGACAGCTACGAGTACACCCTGAGGGTGGCAGAAGAGATTGAGGATGTCACCACCTACCACTACCTCCGCGTCACGCAGCAGGTGGAGTCAAGTGAAGGGCATGGCACTGTGGAAGTCGTGGAAGTATGATGGGGGAGCAACAAGTCCCCTGAGCAACCTGTGCAGTGACAACAAACAATTGTACCTCAGTGTGCTTCTGCCATGTGCATACTATCCCTAGTGGACTTCACAGAAGGTGCTTTAATAGGTAGGGATCGTTCCACCTGTACGAGAATCAGATCGTAGCTAATGTGTGGACTGACAGATTATAGAGATTATAGCAACTCATGAGTGATTCAGACGCAGCATCAAAGGCCAAGAAGCGAGTCAAGGGATGGATGGGGTGTGTTAGGAAGTAGCTCCGGCACAGCAACCTGCCTTTAGACACGCAGGTGGAAGATACAGACCTGCAACTTAGTGTCATGAACTTGTCAAAGTCTTGATTCTTCCACAACCATAGCATTGTGACTTTTGAAGGGTATGTGCATATTAATCTAGACAGCAGTGCAGTTTTAATTGTCCATATGAAGCTCTGATGACATTTCCAAATTTTTATTCCTTCATTATGCAAC
The sequence above is a segment of the Diadema setosum chromosome 12, eeDiaSeto1, whole genome shotgun sequence genome. Coding sequences within it:
- the LOC140235621 gene encoding patatin-like phospholipase domain-containing protein 5 isoform X1, with the protein product MNISFAGCGFLGIYHVGVASCFRKHAPHIIDKISGASAGALVGLLLVCEEIDLGQVTEDILKTAVKARARSLGPLHPGFNIVQILKDGMERILPEDLHLRASGKLHVSLTRVSDRQNVMVSEYTSKEDVIDALVCSTFIPFYSGFLPPSFRGTRYVDGGISDNLPIIDHSCKTITVSPFSGEANICPRSDEFSDYLDFTVSNTHIQLTASNLYRMCRALYPPEPSVLSRMCQQGFDDALVYLKTHTIIPCERHVLKTRSHSVCLGNLRMGTSPSRSKLAAGRRRTAPLPRRRSHAASFSSSSSVRWSVSEDSGTEEDVEEEEEEEEEEEEEEEQTEVTEGLDETDFEEPTMFCVPEEEEEEEEEEGVRTWDHWDDNDFFENRPCEKCEHHSKELRRVKSLPPEVMEVLHSACQSLNPTLWNYITRSRLGQVVSIVSLPYVLPLETAFTLAMRLTRWLPNLPADTKWFLSGLSNIIRIILANLGDMDIRKFEAQFSCNFGLQLEPEHMSALAGYPVAPQSVSDHAHELLALDMATRAGRRPRKLNFQFSMDVQAEALPDCIVDTFDFCDDLDELTLPRRRHIHLGARSPPPSPTPTPDTPEEQEWECDSYEYTLRVAEEIEDVTTYHYLRVTQQVESSEGHGTVEVVEV
- the LOC140235621 gene encoding uncharacterized protein isoform X2 — translated: MNISFAGCGFLGIYHVGVASCFRKHAPHIIDKISGASAGALVGLLLVCEEIDLGQVTEDILKTAVKARARSLGPLHPGFNIVQILKDGMERILPEDLHLRASGKLHVSLTRVSDRQNVMVSEYTSKEDVIDALVCSTFIPFYSGFLPPSFRGTRYVDGGISDNLPIIDHSCKTITVSPFSGEANICPRSDEFSDYLDFTVSNTHIQLTASNLYRMCRALYPPEPSVLSRMCQQGFDDALVYLKTHTIIPCERHVLKTRSHSVCLGNLRMGTSPSRSKLAAGRRRTAPLPRRRSHAASFSSSSSVRWSVSEDSGTEEDVEEEEEEEEEEEEEEEQTEVTEGLDETDFEEPTMFCVPEEEEEEEEEEGVRTWDHWDDNDFFENRPCEKCEHHSKELRRVKSLPPEVMEVLHSACQSLNPTLWNYITRSRLGQVVSIVSLPYVLPLETAFTLAMRFSCNFGLQLEPEHMSALAGYPVAPQSVSDHAHELLALDMATRAGRRPRKLNFQFSMDVQAEALPDCIVDTFDFCDDLDELTLPRRRHIHLGARSPPPSPTPTPDTPEEQEWECDSYEYTLRVAEEIEDVTTYHYLRVTQQVESSEGHGTVEVVEV